Proteins from a genomic interval of Chroococcidiopsis thermalis PCC 7203:
- a CDS encoding MBL fold metallo-hydrolase → MHIHHLNCGCMCPLGGALFDGFSRGLSACLVCHCLLVETEQGLVLIDTGFGQRDLEAPYSRLSPFFIQVNNIQFDRKYTALHQLEQLGFSANDVRHIVVTHLDFDHAGGLEDFPEATVHVMQAEIEATQSRRGFIASRRYRPNQWDEVKSWKYYSAGGEPWFGFEAVRNLEGLPPEILMIPLVGHTRGHAGIAIDTPEGWLLHAGDAYFYRHEMGSPQRRCTPGLRAYQWMMEVDRQARIYNQQRLHALSLDRSKDVRLFCSHDAVEFETFAKRSNN, encoded by the coding sequence ATGCATATTCATCATCTTAATTGCGGTTGTATGTGTCCGTTGGGCGGAGCGCTATTTGACGGCTTCAGTCGGGGTCTGAGTGCTTGTCTCGTCTGCCATTGCCTGCTAGTCGAGACAGAACAGGGACTTGTCTTGATTGACACAGGCTTTGGTCAGCGCGATCTTGAAGCGCCTTACTCGCGACTTAGCCCATTCTTCATTCAAGTTAATAACATTCAATTCGATCGCAAATATACAGCGCTCCACCAGCTCGAACAACTCGGTTTTAGTGCAAATGACGTGCGCCATATTGTCGTAACCCATCTCGATTTCGACCATGCTGGCGGTTTAGAAGATTTTCCCGAAGCAACCGTACATGTGATGCAGGCTGAGATTGAGGCTACCCAGTCAAGGCGCGGTTTCATTGCCAGCCGACGCTATCGTCCCAATCAGTGGGATGAGGTCAAAAGCTGGAAGTATTATTCTGCTGGGGGTGAACCTTGGTTTGGCTTTGAGGCAGTGCGTAACCTTGAGGGACTACCACCAGAAATCCTGATGATTCCGCTCGTCGGTCACACCCGGGGTCATGCTGGGATTGCGATCGACACCCCCGAAGGCTGGCTGCTTCATGCAGGCGATGCCTACTTTTATCGACACGAGATGGGTTCGCCCCAGCGTCGCTGCACGCCTGGTCTGCGCGCCTACCAGTGGATGATGGAAGTCGATCGCCAAGCTCGAATCTACAACCAACAACGGTTACACGCACTGTCGCTCGATCGCAGCAAAGACGTGCGCCTCTTTTGCAGTCACGACGCTGTTGAGTTTGAGACATTCGCCAAGCGATCGAATAATTGA